AACAGAGCAGTGCCCAGAGCCCACGCGCACAGGCGCTTTTTATCCTCTAATAATAACTTTCTGTCTCGTAGTCGGTAAAGGTCGTCTCCCTCCATGTGAGTTGTCCGTTTCCCGGGAATTGTCAGCGGCACCGACACATCTGCGGAATCCCCACAGTTCCGACTGATCAGGCCATCGCAGTTTACATAGTCCACTTTGGAGTCCCCGTGCAGGCTGCGGTTTGTCATCTCCATCTCCAGAGCGCACGCGAGACGTCAGCCTGTTCCTCTCTCCCCGTGGTCGCCCTCCGCTGCCCCGTGTTACTCTCTCCCTTTTGCTTTCCTCCCCAACTGGGAAAGGCATAGTCTGATGGGAGAGTCGTGTAGCAGGCCCTTCTCACGTGCGTTGTAGCGGGTTTACCAAAAGTCTTGGTCTACAAACACCATCCAGCCCAATCGGCGTGGAGCGGTTACGCGCACTGATCACGTGCACCACACTACGTCTTTGCGGACTTTGTGCTCTTATTTgcatgcattattatttttaagcgTGTGCGTCAGACTGATACACATATTCTTAGTGGAAGGGTGTATTGCATGAGTGTGGTGCGCTCTCAAAAAATAGTAACACTTCTTTGCGTTAAGATACTGGAAGGTTGCAAGTGCACTGAAATATGCTCTGTTATATATTTCTTCCTTTGATTTGGATCAGGTTGATCAGAAAACATGCAGTTGGAAGGGGAAAAATACCGCATATTGTTATTTTAATTCTGAGAACAAGCCACACCGTATTTTATTCACCGATCAAGAAAAggagtttaataaaaaaataataataattcaatcgTGTAACCTTATGCTTTTTATTCAAGATAAAGCACTATGATAACGCACGCTCCACAATGGCTACACAGCCGTTGAGCGGATGAGTGGCTTAACCCGCCGACTTGTTGCACTAGGCCCATATTCAGTAGGGAAGATAAGCTTCACCTTCATCGCCAGTAATTCGTTACTGTCGTTTTTATTAACTGTTTTTTCTGAaagctgttttctgtctttgcagcattttgaaaacaTTCCTGTAAATACGCCTATTTATTTCTATATCTctttatttcctgttatttAGTTGCACAAGTAAGTCCCCTGCAGACCCAAACAAAAAGTGAGGTACACCCTCTACTCTAAACCCTTTCAGCTTTGTCCGAGGAGGAACAAAGGTGTGACCTTCGGCTATGTGACGCATCCAGCGCACTGGAGTACTTCCGCTGACGGCAGTAACTTAACAGTCCTACCCAAGGATGCGTTCAGGCAGAGTTCTTATACTGACAGGTGATTTCCAAGCCaagtacaaatataaaaaagtaaaaacgcAAACAACATTTAGATGCAAAAGCAAAGACTTTACTGAGAAGTAAAGGTTGTACAATTAATTGTCAGAACAATATTTTCAGGTAAAACCTGTATGGTTTAACTTTctgcaataaaacaaatgacTCAAGCAAAAACTGAGAACAAATCAATAAACTCGTAAGCTTCACAGTGGcgtaaaatggaaataaatatgCATCAAACCGAAGTCAAATAATTCATGGTTTATAAAGCTGTAGCAGATTCTCATAGCAAAGAATGAACAATATAAAAGTCACGGCCTTAAGCAAATTGATTTACAATTAAAACAAAGTGACACAGGTATTCTGTATATTACAAGAGAGACCATTTAAGCtattaaataaacatgttcatGTTTGGCAAAGTGAGATATGAAATGTACATCAAcctaagttttaaaaaatatatacaactGAATGTACTGTATGTGGCATGAGTGCCATCCACTGGTGGCTAAATAAATTACAACAAATATGATAAGGTTATAAAGTGCTCAACTGTTGTGGTCATATTTACAGGTAGcttagtaaaaaaacaaaacagtctgTTCTACTTAATATACAGATATTGTCACTATTGCTACAGTAGGTTAAAACCCTGAATCACATTTCACAATGATTAACTGTGACTTATACACTGGCAAAGAGTTACAGgtggtaaaatgtaaaaatatatatatttttttggcatTAAACATGTTGCTGAGAAATCCTGAGTTATTCAAGCACCCAGTGACTGATATCATTCTTGTTGAGTACAATTCATTAGTAGAAAATCAACAGTGCAAACATAACAGATTAAATGAGAAGTTTTCACTTGAGTTCTGGGGTATCCCTGTGCAGCGTAACAGCCATCAATAACAAAAGAAAGTGGAATTATTTCAGATTGTGAAAGGTATAATTAAAAACTTTACAGTTAAACCTTTTGGTCCAAGTTTAGCTGCACTCAGGCCTGACATCAGATGGCTCAGCTTATAATGCTTATAATGCCCCCAGCCTTGCCCTCCTCGTAGTTCACAACTGGTGAACTACTCCTTCCCTGCTCTCCATGGCTGCAGGGGGGCCTGAGGGATGATGAACTGTGAAAAGGTGCGTGGCAAGACGTAGTATCCAACAACCTGTTGGGTCGGAGGTGGTGGTGCGGTGCTGAGGAACACTGGAGCATGCTTCTTGTACTGAGGCCACACTGGTGTAGGGTGGTAGATGACCTGAAGGTTAGGAGGCACctgaacagagaaaaagacTGGAATGAGTACAATAAAtctgaaaggaaggaaaagtgtGAGCCAGTTGGTCCAAAATGTCCTAAAAGCAGTCATCTGTTGTTACCACATATAGTATTTTGTAATTTATATGAAGAAATattcttcagtgtttttttttaaatttctaatcACAACAAACCCCATAAAACACTGGACTGATACAGCCTTCAACAACAAACCCATAAATCTTCTTCACACTTCTTCCCTCAGAACTCTTTCAGCAGCTCAGTTCACCAGATTTATGGACCCAAATTGCTGTGGAAATTACACTAAAACTGGGCTACTTGACCCAGACAAGAAGACAATTTCACAGTGCACAAACGTCAGACAGTGACGTGATACAACTCACCGCAATAGCAAAACAGCAGGCTAGGGCCGACTTTGATGAAGATTAGCAAACAAGATAAAACAATGCTGACCTACTGGCTCAGTGAAACATTGCAACATATTGAATGTGTCTTGTAACCCTGGACTGTGAGTAAAGACACAACCCTCAAAGCTACatataaagcagaaaaaaataacctgTGTCTGCATTCAACTCTCACAGGTCTTTCCATTTTAGGAAAGCCTCACCAACATGACCACATATGCCCAGCTGAATGTCTTACAAAGCATACAGGATAAGAATCTGTAGATTGAGTGTATATTTACGGCAGCTGGatggtgtatatgtgtgtttctgACTACAAACTACTGTACTCATTTTCATGGTAACAAAGATATCATTTCCTGCAGCAGAATGGTTAATTAGTGTGAATTTTTATTAACATAACAAATAGGCTCACTAATGTAGACCCATGAGGCCACATAggtaactgctttaaaaaaagactgtgGTAAAACCCAACAGATGGTTCTTAAAGAAAATGGGGAGTGAGATAAACTTACCATATTTCTTGGGTATTTGACCCTATTTGATCCATCTTCATGTGGCTTCCGAATCCTGGGCACCATGGTTATTTTGTAGGTTTCACCTCGCGGTCCCCCCTTCTGTCCCTTCTCAGCaacctcctcttctttttctttctctccctgtgcctccccaTCTTTGGCCTCCTCCTCCGTGTCACTCGATGCAGCTGAACCACAATCCGAAGATGTAGCAGAGTGGTAATCTGAAGTCTCCTGGCTTAAAGAGTCCAGCGAGGACACATCCAGGTCATGTTTCACACACTCCtcactctcctcttcctcctccttgtcAAAAGAAGCAACTTTAAAGGGACTGTTGTTTTCTTTagatctgtgaaaaaaaagtaGATTATTTTAAGTCATGTTACCCATTTTCCAGCTTGACTTCCTACTTGTTTTCACTTATCATTTCATATACTGCATCATGACTATGGCTTGCTCGTAATTCTTGGCTAGACTGAGAAATGTCTGTTTCACTGTCTGCCTCTGCAGGTACCCAGTGACTCACCTCGCAGACACCTCCAGAGGATCAATCCACAGTGTCATCTCAGACGGAAATCCCAGGTTGGTGGGCATGATGTTGCTCGCTTTGCATGCCTGCAGGATTGTGTCATCGCAGGGTATGTTTCTGTTTATACGAATGCACCTGTTAAAGTTCAAACATTAAAAGTTAggagtgttttttctttgcaggaAAAAGCCAGTCATTGACAACTGTGTAAAAGTTTAAACAGCAATTACCTAAATGCTTGGCCTTTGCTGGGACAGTCAGGGTACCAGTGGTCTTTGTATTTTTCACACAGAAGTTTTTGTAGATTTTCTGCAAACAGCTCTGCTTTGGCCCCATCGAGGTCACCACGTGACACAGCCATGCGTTTGAGGAAGTCTACCCCAGCCTTGATCTCTTGCTTCATGGTCACTgtagacaaagagagaaaa
This window of the Archocentrus centrarchus isolate MPI-CPG fArcCen1 chromosome 16, fArcCen1, whole genome shotgun sequence genome carries:
- the LOC115793761 gene encoding maternal B9.15 protein, with protein sequence MKQEIKAGVDFLKRMAVSRGDLDGAKAELFAENLQKLLCEKYKDHWYPDCPSKGQAFRCIRINRNIPCDDTILQACKASNIMPTNLGFPSEMTLWIDPLEVSARSKENNSPFKVASFDKEEEEESEECVKHDLDVSSLDSLSQETSDYHSATSSDCGSAASSDTEEEAKDGEAQGEKEKEEEVAEKGQKGGPRGETYKITMVPRIRKPHEDGSNRVKYPRNMVPPNLQVIYHPTPVWPQYKKHAPVFLSTAPPPPTQQVVGYYVLPRTFSQFIIPQAPLQPWRAGKE